A single genomic interval of Spirosoma linguale DSM 74 harbors:
- a CDS encoding anti-FecI sigma factor, FecR (PFAM: FecR protein~KEGG: sde:Sde_1443 putative transcriptional regulator, putative): MPSSDYMDPQALQALLTKYRNGDATDEERAQVEAWYDALDGEAEPALPEADKRAFVEQHWQQMAAQIRLTPTHQRIPALFYRLAAAAVVVLGIGLGWYFLMNRSLVTTTHQVAAQTGRSKLVEQTNESGKPLRIALSDGSAITLQPGSQVQYPEQFAENRREVRLVGEGFFEVTKNPKRPFLVYANGLVTKVLGTSFTIVAHSGKPTAEVVVRTGRVAVYRQAGRQATGSDMVLTPNEKATFFRAESRIVKSLADHPVILRPEAIKTHFVFDDTPVTRVFRELDDVYGVTISFDAKTFANCTLTANLANQPLTSQLDMICLSIGASYQTHGTHIQISGRGCP; this comes from the coding sequence ATGCCGTCGTCAGATTATATGGACCCACAAGCGCTACAGGCCTTACTGACCAAATACCGGAACGGCGATGCAACCGACGAGGAGCGGGCACAGGTCGAAGCCTGGTACGATGCGCTGGATGGCGAAGCCGAACCTGCTCTGCCAGAAGCTGACAAACGGGCATTCGTCGAGCAGCACTGGCAGCAGATGGCGGCACAGATCAGGCTGACGCCAACGCACCAACGCATACCAGCGCTGTTCTACCGCCTGGCTGCTGCCGCTGTAGTCGTACTGGGTATCGGGCTGGGCTGGTATTTTCTAATGAACCGTTCTCTGGTAACCACCACCCATCAAGTAGCAGCTCAAACGGGTCGGTCGAAGTTGGTCGAGCAGACGAACGAGTCGGGTAAGCCGCTTCGAATTGCGTTGTCTGATGGTAGTGCCATTACCCTTCAACCGGGGAGCCAGGTGCAGTATCCCGAGCAGTTTGCTGAAAATCGGCGGGAAGTCCGACTGGTGGGCGAGGGGTTTTTCGAGGTTACCAAAAATCCGAAGCGCCCCTTTCTGGTCTACGCCAATGGGCTGGTCACAAAAGTGCTTGGCACCAGCTTTACCATTGTGGCCCATTCGGGAAAGCCCACCGCCGAGGTCGTTGTCCGAACTGGCCGGGTTGCGGTTTATCGCCAAGCAGGCCGGCAGGCCACAGGGTCTGACATGGTGCTGACTCCCAACGAGAAAGCAACTTTTTTCCGGGCAGAAAGCCGGATCGTAAAGTCGCTGGCCGACCATCCGGTGATTCTCCGGCCGGAAGCCATCAAAACTCATTTTGTGTTCGATGATACACCCGTTACCCGTGTGTTCAGGGAATTAGATGACGTGTATGGAGTAACTATCTCCTTTGATGCAAAGACATTCGCGAACTGTACCCTAACCGCCAATCTGGCTAACCAGCCATTAACGTCCCAACTGGACATGATTTGTCTATCTATTGGGGCTAGCTATCAAACCCACGGCACGCATATTCAGATCAGCGGTCGAGGCTGTCCTTAA
- a CDS encoding RNA polymerase, sigma-24 subunit, ECF subfamily (TIGRFAM: RNA polymerase sigma-70 factor; RNA polymerase sigma factor, sigma-70 family~PFAM: Sigma-70 region 4 type 2; sigma-70 region 2 domain protein; sigma-70 region 4 domain protein~KEGG: pae:PA3410 ECF subfamily RNA polymerase sigma- 70 factor), with translation MSEQALTDTELVALLRDDSEEAFRTLYERHWYDLFTLAKRKLRDEAMASDMAQELFLRLWQKRRTLLINNVGAYLTTSLKHLIVDHVRTQLQGEQYASHFIHTPPTDTLNTLHSVQFSQLTESLNQALEQLPDKTREVFVLNRFEQLTIREISARLGLSEKAIEYHLSRSVAFLRANLHDYATAVVLTILSSY, from the coding sequence ATGTCTGAGCAAGCGCTAACCGATACCGAATTAGTAGCCCTGCTTCGTGATGATAGCGAGGAGGCATTTCGCACGTTGTACGAACGACACTGGTACGACTTGTTTACGCTGGCAAAGCGCAAACTCCGCGACGAAGCGATGGCTTCCGACATGGCGCAGGAACTGTTTCTTCGGCTCTGGCAAAAACGAAGAACGCTCCTCATCAACAACGTTGGGGCGTACCTGACGACTTCCCTCAAACACCTCATAGTCGATCATGTGCGTACGCAGTTGCAGGGAGAGCAATACGCCAGTCACTTCATTCACACTCCGCCTACCGATACGCTCAACACCCTCCACTCAGTCCAGTTCAGCCAATTAACCGAATCGCTCAATCAGGCACTGGAGCAACTGCCCGATAAAACCCGCGAGGTATTTGTTCTCAACCGGTTCGAGCAACTAACCATCCGGGAAATCTCTGCAAGGCTTGGCCTTTCCGAAAAAGCCATTGAATACCACCTGTCCCGTTCGGTCGCTTTCCTGCGCGCCAACCTGCACGACTATGCCACGGCTGTTGTGCTGACCATCCTGTCGAGCTATTAA
- a CDS encoding fatty acid desaturase (PFAM: fatty acid desaturase; Sphingolipid delta4- desaturase DES~KEGG: bid:Bind_0284 fatty acid desaturase), translated as MAMVSDFVHSTAPEPHRIRTRQILKSHPEIKKLIGQKNPATLWVAVGCVILMTGLAYLVRDQSWWIVLATAWFIGAFPAHTLFVCIHEAAHNLVFRKPSANAWVAIFANLPTVFPTALTFKNFHIKHHAFQGVHELDADLPDWYEAKLIRNYAIGKAIWLLFYPIFQGIRTLRMKELAVFDKWVIINFVVQIMFDVLIVTLFGWKALAFMVLCLFFSVGLHPLGARWAQEHFLTLDPQQETYSYYGPLNGPNLNVGFHNEHHDFPSIPWNKLPEIKKSAPEYYESLKYHTSFVKLFFLFLFDQEISLFSRIVRKERGRVPVSDQSRPDLELVQQQAVPVETAA; from the coding sequence ATGGCAATGGTATCTGATTTTGTTCATTCAACTGCTCCCGAACCCCACCGTATTCGGACCCGGCAAATTTTGAAATCGCACCCTGAAATCAAAAAGCTGATCGGTCAGAAGAACCCAGCTACATTGTGGGTTGCCGTGGGCTGCGTCATTCTGATGACGGGTCTGGCCTATCTGGTTCGGGATCAATCGTGGTGGATTGTCCTGGCAACCGCCTGGTTTATCGGTGCTTTTCCGGCGCATACCCTGTTCGTTTGTATTCACGAAGCAGCGCATAACCTGGTCTTCCGTAAACCGTCGGCCAATGCGTGGGTGGCTATCTTCGCCAACCTGCCAACCGTTTTCCCAACGGCATTGACCTTCAAGAATTTCCACATAAAGCACCATGCTTTTCAAGGCGTGCATGAACTGGACGCCGATTTGCCGGACTGGTACGAAGCTAAGTTGATCCGGAACTACGCTATTGGTAAGGCGATCTGGTTGCTGTTCTATCCTATTTTTCAGGGTATTCGTACCCTGCGGATGAAAGAGTTAGCCGTTTTCGATAAGTGGGTAATTATCAATTTTGTTGTTCAGATTATGTTCGATGTCTTGATCGTCACCCTGTTTGGCTGGAAGGCACTGGCGTTTATGGTGCTTTGTCTGTTCTTCTCGGTTGGGCTTCACCCACTCGGTGCCCGCTGGGCGCAGGAACACTTCCTGACGCTAGACCCACAGCAGGAAACATATAGCTATTATGGTCCGCTGAACGGCCCGAACCTGAACGTAGGTTTCCACAACGAGCACCATGATTTCCCGTCCATTCCCTGGAATAAACTGCCCGAAATCAAGAAGTCGGCACCTGAATATTACGAGTCGTTGAAGTACCATACGTCTTTCGTAAAGCTGTTCTTCCTGTTTCTGTTCGACCAGGAGATTTCGCTTTTCTCCCGTATTGTTCGTAAAGAGCGGGGCCGTGTGCCTGTTTCGGATCAATCGAGACCCGATCTGGAACTGGTGCAGCAGCAGGCTGTGCCCGTTGAAACGGCTGCTTAG
- a CDS encoding phospholipid/glycerol acyltransferase (PFAM: phospholipid/glycerol acyltransferase~SMART: phospholipid/glycerol acyltransferase~KEGG: pfl:PFL_6199 acyltransferase, putative), with product MPLDILGLFECDPFGNSLLFRRIIIGLVGWLTYARYTVVNRIQIEGTENLENLPINNVLFLSNHQTYFADVIAFFHIFCAVKWGFQNTLLPPVYLLGPRARQYYVAASETMKKGIVPRVFAAGGALTIERSWRAEGREVQRAVDNSANEKIAKALAHGWVVSFPQGTTTPYAPVRKGTGHLIKNNEPIVVPVVINGFRRAFDKKGLRFKKRNTLLTVQFKEPLQFGPDDTVDDIVAKVRHAIEQDAPEWVQ from the coding sequence ATGCCGCTGGATATACTCGGCCTATTCGAGTGCGACCCGTTTGGTAACTCATTGCTGTTCAGACGGATAATAATTGGATTGGTTGGCTGGCTAACCTATGCCCGCTATACGGTCGTGAACCGAATTCAAATTGAAGGGACCGAAAACCTGGAGAACTTGCCCATTAACAACGTCCTGTTCCTATCGAATCACCAGACGTATTTTGCCGATGTTATTGCCTTTTTCCACATCTTTTGCGCGGTGAAATGGGGGTTTCAGAACACACTCTTACCCCCCGTTTATTTACTTGGTCCACGGGCAAGACAGTATTATGTAGCGGCTTCTGAAACGATGAAAAAAGGCATTGTACCCCGCGTTTTTGCAGCGGGTGGGGCGTTAACCATCGAGCGGTCGTGGCGGGCCGAGGGGCGTGAAGTGCAACGGGCGGTAGACAATTCGGCCAATGAGAAAATTGCCAAAGCACTGGCGCACGGCTGGGTCGTAAGCTTTCCGCAGGGCACCACCACACCCTACGCGCCGGTACGGAAAGGAACGGGGCACCTCATCAAGAATAACGAGCCCATTGTGGTGCCGGTTGTTATCAACGGATTTCGGAGGGCCTTCGATAAGAAAGGATTACGTTTCAAGAAACGCAATACACTCCTCACGGTTCAGTTTAAGGAACCGTTACAATTCGGCCCCGACGATACTGTAGATGATATTGTGGCCAAAGTGCGCCATGCCATTGAGCAGGATGCGCCGGAATGGGTTCAGTGA
- a CDS encoding phosphate transporter (PFAM: phosphate transporter~KEGG: bja:bll3022 low-affinity inorganic phosphate transporter) produces MFGLETDVFILLFISLFAACAFEFVNGFHDTANAVATVIYTNSLKPTVAVVWSGICNFTGVLLGGIGVAMGIVNLLPVELLVDQNVYHSVAMVLALLLSAIIWNLGTWYFGLPSSSSHTLIGSILGVGLAFATMPENKTGAAVNWEKAIETGEALLLSPLLGFSLAIVLMFILRRSVPEEAKDQLFKEPKKNTEPPAWVRTILIATCSLVSFFHGSNDGQKGVGLIMLILIGIVPYHFAVKADLDPRLMQTNVTAIQQTVSTLDSTHLSSANRVRLVQTNAELAELSALVNGPLVEGKIPNEKRLDVRRDLLLINSNIKKITADEGSNLSTAQVAQLNKNLGEESGLRRFTDYAPLWVILMIALSLGLGTMIGWRRIVVTVGEKIGKQHLTYAQGASAELVAAMMIGMASWLKLPVSTTHVLSSGIAGSMVANKGVKNLQAGTVKNIALAWILTLPVSVLLSFTLYIFFRWIL; encoded by the coding sequence ATGTTTGGATTAGAAACGGATGTTTTTATCCTCCTCTTTATCAGCCTCTTCGCTGCCTGCGCTTTCGAATTTGTAAACGGATTCCACGATACAGCCAATGCCGTTGCTACGGTTATTTATACCAATTCTCTGAAGCCAACGGTTGCCGTTGTATGGTCAGGAATCTGCAATTTTACGGGTGTTCTGTTGGGGGGTATTGGCGTTGCCATGGGTATTGTCAACCTGCTTCCGGTTGAGTTACTCGTCGACCAGAACGTGTACCATAGTGTAGCGATGGTACTGGCACTGCTCCTCAGTGCTATTATCTGGAATCTGGGCACCTGGTATTTTGGTCTGCCCAGTTCGAGTTCACATACGCTTATTGGCTCTATTTTGGGCGTTGGTCTGGCGTTTGCTACCATGCCCGAAAACAAGACAGGAGCCGCCGTTAACTGGGAAAAAGCCATAGAGACGGGAGAAGCCCTTTTGCTATCGCCGTTGTTAGGCTTCAGTCTGGCTATTGTACTGATGTTTATTTTACGTCGTTCGGTACCGGAAGAAGCTAAGGACCAGCTATTTAAGGAGCCTAAGAAAAATACAGAGCCACCCGCCTGGGTGCGCACCATACTGATTGCTACCTGTTCACTAGTTAGTTTCTTTCACGGTAGCAACGATGGACAGAAAGGCGTGGGCTTAATTATGCTTATTCTGATCGGTATTGTTCCTTACCATTTTGCGGTAAAAGCAGACCTCGATCCGCGTCTGATGCAGACCAACGTTACGGCTATTCAGCAGACCGTAAGTACCCTGGATTCTACACATTTATCCTCGGCAAACCGCGTCCGGCTGGTGCAAACGAATGCCGAGCTGGCAGAGTTGAGTGCGCTGGTAAACGGTCCACTGGTTGAGGGTAAGATTCCGAACGAGAAACGGTTGGACGTACGCCGGGATTTGCTCCTCATCAACAGCAACATTAAAAAAATTACGGCTGATGAAGGATCAAACCTTAGCACAGCTCAGGTAGCCCAACTGAACAAAAACTTGGGTGAAGAGAGCGGTTTGCGCCGGTTTACGGATTACGCACCGCTTTGGGTTATACTGATGATCGCCTTGTCGCTGGGGCTTGGTACCATGATTGGCTGGCGCCGGATTGTGGTAACGGTAGGCGAAAAGATTGGTAAGCAACACCTGACGTATGCACAGGGCGCATCGGCCGAGCTGGTAGCAGCTATGATGATCGGTATGGCATCCTGGCTGAAATTGCCCGTTAGTACAACGCATGTACTTTCGTCGGGTATTGCCGGGAGCATGGTGGCTAACAAAGGCGTTAAAAACTTACAGGCCGGAACGGTCAAGAATATTGCGCTGGCATGGATACTGACGCTACCCGTTTCGGTGTTGCTATCGTTTACGCTTTATATCTTCTTCCGCTGGATATTGTAG
- a CDS encoding radical SAM enzyme, Cfr family (TIGRFAM: radical SAM enzyme, Cfr family~PFAM: Radical SAM domain protein~KEGG: mxa:MXAN_3544 radical SAM protein), protein MKQDIRKLTAVQLKDWFTKNGEQGFRAKQVHEWLWKKSALSFEQMTNLSLSTRELLNANFEIRPLTVDQQQRSNDGTIKSSFKLFDGNLVEGVLIPALRNDDLDRMTACVSSQVGCSLTCKFCATGYMDRKRNLDAAEIYDQVVAIDRQAKENYDAPLTNIVYMGMGEPLLNYKNVLESVDRITSPDGLGMSPKRITVSTAGIAKMIRQLGDDDVKFNLALSLHAANDQKRDQIMPINESNTLEALGDALTYFYKKTGTRITFEYILFYNFNDTLQDAQELWKFTKRVPAKVNIIEYNPIAEANFKNTDPQTLDKFAGFLESKGVIVNVRRSRGKDIDAACGQLAGKTA, encoded by the coding sequence ATGAAACAAGATATTCGTAAACTGACGGCGGTTCAGTTAAAAGACTGGTTTACTAAAAACGGCGAACAGGGTTTCCGGGCCAAGCAGGTGCATGAATGGCTCTGGAAAAAATCGGCGCTGTCGTTCGAGCAGATGACAAACCTGTCGCTGTCGACGCGGGAACTGCTGAACGCCAATTTCGAAATCCGTCCGCTAACCGTCGATCAGCAGCAGCGGAGCAACGATGGCACGATCAAGTCGTCGTTTAAGCTGTTTGACGGTAATCTGGTTGAAGGTGTCTTGATTCCTGCCTTACGGAATGATGACCTGGACAGAATGACGGCTTGTGTATCGAGTCAGGTGGGTTGCTCGCTGACGTGTAAGTTCTGCGCTACGGGCTACATGGACCGCAAACGCAACCTCGACGCGGCCGAAATTTACGATCAGGTGGTAGCCATCGACCGGCAGGCAAAAGAAAACTACGACGCGCCCCTCACTAATATCGTGTATATGGGCATGGGCGAACCCCTGCTGAACTACAAAAACGTACTCGAATCCGTCGACCGCATCACCTCGCCCGATGGCCTTGGTATGTCGCCGAAGCGCATAACCGTATCGACGGCGGGTATCGCCAAGATGATCCGGCAACTCGGCGACGATGACGTGAAATTCAATCTGGCCCTTTCGCTCCACGCGGCCAACGACCAGAAACGCGATCAGATCATGCCCATCAACGAAAGCAACACGCTGGAGGCCCTGGGCGATGCGCTGACGTATTTCTACAAGAAAACCGGTACACGCATTACGTTCGAATATATCCTTTTCTACAACTTCAACGATACGCTTCAGGACGCGCAGGAGCTTTGGAAGTTTACTAAGCGAGTACCGGCCAAGGTGAACATCATTGAATACAACCCCATTGCCGAAGCCAATTTCAAAAACACCGATCCACAGACGCTGGATAAATTCGCTGGTTTTCTGGAGAGCAAAGGCGTAATTGTTAACGTGCGCCGGAGCCGGGGCAAAGATATTGATGCCGCCTGCGGACAGTTGGCGGGTAAAACCGCGTAG
- a CDS encoding Colicin V production protein (PFAM: Colicin V production protein~KEGG: par:Psyc_1283 colicin V production protein): MNTLDLLMLIPLAWGIFNGYRKGLLVEIVAIIAFVVAMIVGFKFLAFGIDLLSPYISRELARKILPWLGFSVIFFPTVVMINQMGFAIRRSLKYSILGTFDSVAGATVGLFTWVFGISVILWLFSYMGVKMPARQTETAFLYPYIRPIAPKVMDKAAVWVPKGLEEGKKWRSSADRLGRLN, encoded by the coding sequence ATGAACACACTCGACTTACTCATGCTCATTCCCCTGGCCTGGGGGATTTTTAACGGATACCGCAAAGGGCTCCTGGTGGAGATCGTTGCGATCATCGCGTTTGTGGTGGCTATGATTGTCGGGTTCAAGTTTCTGGCGTTCGGTATTGACCTGCTCAGCCCGTACATCAGCCGGGAGCTGGCCCGGAAAATCCTGCCGTGGCTGGGTTTTTCGGTAATCTTCTTCCCGACGGTCGTCATGATCAACCAGATGGGGTTTGCCATCCGCCGTTCGTTAAAGTACTCCATACTAGGCACATTCGATAGTGTAGCTGGCGCAACGGTTGGTCTTTTTACGTGGGTCTTTGGAATTAGTGTTATCCTTTGGTTGTTCAGTTATATGGGCGTGAAAATGCCCGCCCGTCAAACGGAAACTGCCTTTTTATACCCCTACATCCGGCCCATCGCGCCGAAAGTGATGGATAAAGCCGCCGTTTGGGTACCAAAAGGCCTGGAAGAAGGGAAGAAATGGCGAAGTAGCGCCGACCGTCTCGGTCGGTTGAATTAA
- a CDS encoding hypothetical protein (PFAM: Protein of unknown function YOR215C, mitochondrial~KEGG: nis:NIS_0988 GatB/YqeY domain-containing protein) yields the protein MSLKQQIDADIKQAMLAKDQDKLRALRAVKSMILLEETKEGQSGDLKPEDETKILTKAVKQRKDSADIYRQQNRADLLAVEEAEIAVIEQYLPKQLSEDELKGKLQAIMTRLGASVPSDLGKVMGVASKELAGQADGKAISAMVKQLLQ from the coding sequence ATGTCTCTAAAACAACAAATTGACGCCGATATAAAGCAGGCCATGCTGGCCAAAGATCAGGATAAACTGCGGGCTCTACGGGCCGTAAAATCCATGATCCTGCTCGAAGAAACCAAAGAAGGGCAATCCGGCGACCTGAAACCCGAAGACGAAACCAAAATTCTGACCAAAGCCGTGAAGCAGCGGAAAGATTCGGCGGACATCTATCGGCAGCAAAACCGCGCCGATCTACTAGCCGTTGAAGAAGCCGAGATTGCCGTCATCGAACAGTACCTGCCCAAGCAGCTTTCGGAAGACGAGTTGAAAGGAAAATTACAGGCGATCATGACCCGTCTGGGCGCTTCGGTGCCCTCCGATCTGGGTAAAGTAATGGGCGTCGCATCTAAAGAACTCGCCGGGCAAGCCGATGGGAAAGCTATTTCGGCCATGGTGAAGCAACTTTTACAATAG
- a CDS encoding pyridoxal phosphate biosynthetic protein PdxJ (KEGG: smt:Smal_0014 pyridoxine 5'-phosphate synthase~TIGRFAM: pyridoxal phosphate biosynthetic protein PdxJ~PFAM: Pyridoxal phosphate biosynthetic protein PdxJ), translated as MTRLSVNINKIATIRNARGGNNPDLVKVALDCERFGAQGITVHPRPDERHIRYQDVLDLHEVVTTEFNIEGNPDERFIELVKRVKPAQVTLVPDAVDAITSNAGWDTIRHADHLRKLVDTFKADGIRVSIFVDADERMVEGAKAVGTDRIELYTEPYAAHYAENREAAVAPFVRAAQRANQLGLGLNAGHDLSLENLRFFDEQVPGLEEVSIGHALVCDALYFGLENTIQMYLRCLDRTGGPAGF; from the coding sequence ATGACTCGTTTAAGCGTTAACATCAACAAAATTGCAACCATCCGTAACGCACGCGGTGGCAACAACCCCGACCTCGTGAAAGTCGCCCTCGACTGCGAACGTTTCGGCGCGCAGGGTATCACGGTTCACCCCCGCCCCGACGAACGGCACATCCGCTATCAGGACGTGCTGGACTTACATGAGGTCGTTACGACAGAATTCAATATTGAAGGTAACCCTGACGAGCGGTTCATTGAGTTGGTGAAACGAGTAAAGCCCGCCCAGGTGACGCTCGTTCCCGATGCGGTCGATGCCATTACCTCTAACGCGGGTTGGGATACTATTCGCCATGCCGACCACCTCCGTAAACTGGTCGATACATTTAAAGCCGATGGCATTCGGGTGTCTATTTTCGTTGACGCCGACGAGCGTATGGTCGAAGGGGCCAAAGCTGTAGGTACCGACCGGATTGAGTTATACACCGAGCCCTATGCGGCTCATTACGCCGAAAACCGGGAAGCCGCCGTGGCCCCGTTTGTGCGAGCCGCCCAACGCGCCAATCAGCTGGGTTTAGGTCTCAATGCCGGGCACGACCTGAGCTTGGAAAACCTGCGCTTCTTTGATGAGCAGGTACCCGGTCTGGAGGAAGTATCCATCGGTCATGCGCTTGTTTGCGATGCCCTTTATTTTGGGCTGGAGAATACGATTCAGATGTATTTACGCTGCCTTGACCGCACGGGCGGCCCCGCAGGATTTTAA
- a CDS encoding tRNA 2-selenouridine synthase (KEGG: pca:Pcar_0278 tRNA 2-selenouridine synthase~TIGRFAM: tRNA 2-selenouridine synthase~PFAM: Rhodanese domain protein~SMART: Rhodanese domain protein), protein MVRKLSVSEFLSKARTLPVIDVRSPGEYDHAHIPGAVSIPLFDNDERAQVGTKYKNAGKDAAVLMGLSMVGPKLADFVKQSKKLNPQNKEVLVHCWRGGMRSGSFAWLLDTAGLTASTLVGGYKAYRNAVLDSFAQPLKLIILGGKTGSGKTDILKELARQGEQIIDLEGLANHKGSSYGAIGQRPQPASEQFENLLFQTLLTLDTSRQIWLEDESRNIGSCFIPMALWQQMRAAPVAFIDLPKAKRVARLVTEYANIDHGLLVEATERIRKRLGGKVTQDALNALANHDYATVADLTLDYYDKAYLHGLSHRDPSTIQTIETAEDDPRETAKHLIEWVEKANATAAGASIHSMSSSS, encoded by the coding sequence ATGGTTCGTAAACTATCCGTTAGCGAGTTTTTAAGCAAGGCGCGTACCCTGCCGGTCATTGATGTCCGGTCGCCGGGGGAGTATGACCACGCGCACATTCCGGGAGCGGTGAGTATTCCGCTGTTTGACAATGACGAGCGGGCGCAGGTGGGCACCAAATACAAAAATGCGGGCAAAGACGCGGCTGTACTGATGGGTCTCAGTATGGTTGGGCCGAAGCTGGCCGATTTTGTGAAGCAGTCGAAAAAGCTGAACCCGCAAAACAAGGAGGTACTGGTGCATTGCTGGCGCGGGGGTATGCGTAGCGGCTCGTTCGCCTGGCTGCTCGACACTGCCGGGCTGACCGCTTCGACGCTGGTCGGCGGCTACAAAGCGTATCGCAATGCCGTACTCGACTCGTTTGCGCAACCCCTCAAGCTTATTATTCTGGGGGGCAAAACGGGCAGCGGCAAAACCGATATTTTAAAAGAACTGGCCCGGCAGGGTGAACAGATTATTGATCTTGAAGGGCTCGCCAATCATAAAGGGTCATCGTACGGAGCTATTGGCCAACGACCGCAGCCTGCGTCGGAGCAGTTCGAAAACCTGCTTTTCCAGACCCTGCTGACGCTGGACACCAGCCGCCAAATCTGGCTTGAAGATGAGAGCCGAAACATTGGTTCGTGCTTCATTCCAATGGCCCTCTGGCAGCAGATGCGGGCGGCTCCCGTCGCGTTCATCGACCTTCCGAAGGCCAAACGCGTAGCCCGTCTGGTGACCGAATACGCCAACATAGACCACGGCCTACTCGTTGAAGCCACCGAGCGAATCCGCAAACGACTGGGCGGCAAAGTAACGCAGGACGCCCTCAATGCACTGGCTAACCACGACTACGCTACCGTTGCCGATTTGACCCTCGACTACTACGATAAAGCGTATCTGCACGGCCTTTCCCACCGTGACCCGTCTACCATTCAAACGATTGAAACGGCCGAGGATGATCCGAGAGAAACCGCAAAACACTTGATTGAATGGGTTGAGAAGGCTAACGCGACGGCGGCTGGCGCGAGTATTCACTCTATGAGTTCTTCTTCTTAA
- a CDS encoding hypothetical protein (KEGG: nwi:Nwi_1574 hypothetical protein) codes for MTNGLPTNPALRIDPHQLPDLSSVEVSETTVICSFEDGHTVSFPLSWSRKLTEATPEQRQTFEFNAHFIFWDDIDEIIGVRNILFGKQLQWR; via the coding sequence TTGACTAACGGGCTGCCGACCAATCCCGCTTTACGGATTGATCCACACCAATTGCCAGACTTGTCGTCTGTGGAGGTATCTGAGACAACCGTTATATGTAGTTTTGAAGATGGGCATACCGTGAGTTTTCCTCTGAGCTGGTCCAGGAAATTAACGGAAGCTACACCTGAACAACGTCAGACGTTTGAATTCAATGCACATTTCATTTTTTGGGATGATATAGACGAGATTATTGGCGTCCGGAATATTCTCTTTGGCAAACAGTTACAATGGAGATAA
- a CDS encoding conserved hypothetical protein (KEGG: spe:Spro_4104 hypothetical protein) — protein MPKFLELYGWRFFAVMYDLVNEPFHIHVTDKGKKECKYWVTPTGSCQLAFNRGFSRYELRKIEKAIATHLSSIINQYQTYCHENGIKPNYKTLD, from the coding sequence ATGCCCAAATTTTTGGAATTATATGGATGGCGCTTTTTTGCCGTCATGTACGACTTAGTAAACGAACCTTTCCACATTCACGTTACAGACAAAGGAAAGAAAGAATGTAAATACTGGGTAACGCCAACAGGCAGTTGTCAATTAGCTTTTAACAGGGGATTTTCGCGATATGAACTTCGTAAAATTGAAAAAGCGATTGCAACGCATCTGAGCTCTATAATAAATCAATACCAAACGTACTGTCATGAGAACGGCATCAAACCCAACTACAAAACGCTTGACTAA